The following proteins come from a genomic window of Candidatus Methylomirabilota bacterium:
- a CDS encoding isochorismatase family protein — MCPVETQKVTLSVGDALIVVDVQNDFLPGGGLAVVRGDEVIPVLNRYLAAFVSRGLPIFATRDWHPPNHCSFQPYGGPWPPHCVAGSEGAAFATALELPASSTLITLKGTQAEKDAYSAFDGTDLDARLRAQGIGRVFVGGLATDYCILCTVEDGLKAGYAVVLLQDAIRAVNVRHGDGERAEAEMIRRGAIPIRLEMLAA, encoded by the coding sequence ATGTGCCCGGTGGAAACTCAGAAGGTCACCCTGAGCGTAGGTGACGCCCTGATCGTTGTGGATGTCCAGAACGATTTCCTGCCTGGAGGCGGCCTGGCGGTGGTGCGGGGCGATGAAGTGATCCCGGTGCTCAATCGCTACCTGGCAGCTTTTGTAAGCCGCGGGTTGCCGATCTTTGCCACCCGAGACTGGCACCCCCCTAATCATTGTTCCTTTCAGCCTTATGGCGGACCTTGGCCTCCCCATTGTGTAGCGGGGTCAGAAGGCGCCGCGTTTGCCACCGCCCTCGAACTCCCCGCTTCGAGCACGCTCATCACCCTCAAGGGTACGCAGGCCGAGAAGGATGCCTATTCCGCATTCGACGGAACGGATCTTGACGCACGTCTGCGCGCCCAGGGTATAGGACGCGTCTTTGTCGGTGGCCTGGCTACAGACTATTGCATCCTGTGCACTGTGGAGGATGGTCTGAAAGCCGGGTATGCGGTCGTCCTCTTGCAGGATGCGATCCGAGCCGTCAATGTGCGCCACGGTGACGGGGAGCGGGCGGAGGCGGAGATGATTCGACGGGGGGCCATACCGATCCGATTGGAGATGCTGGCTGCATGA